TTACTGCAATAACGATAATTCCTATTAATCCTTCTGGTAAAGTATTCATTCTTACAACTCCTTGACTGTTATTTTAATACCTTCTACATTAATCACTTGAACGGAAGCACCTTCTGAGATAATCGGTCCATTACTTACAACATCCAAGTTTTTTCCATTGATATCTGCTTTCCCTGAAGGACGTAGAGTAGTTAATGCTGTCCCTGTTTTCCCTAAAAATAGAGTATAATCTTTTCCTGAAGAATATCCTTTTTGCTTGTTCGTGGAAGAACTCAATACAAGATTAACTTTTCCAGGTAAAAATTTATAACCTTTTTTCAGAAGGATATAAGCTGTTACAACCGCTACAACAATCGCAACGGATAAATCGAAAATACTTTCCCATAAATTTGAATAATTTAAGAAATAACCAAATCCCAGCATGGCGGCTCCGGTAATTCCTATCAGTCCAAAC
The Jeotgalibaca sp. MA1X17-3 genome window above contains:
- a CDS encoding NfeD family protein; this encodes MMLFLVFGFICLVMMLFTKTYYLYGGLSVLSFLVYFIIMGNGTWITLLLFLVGILLMILEVFVPGFGLIGITGAAMLGFGYFLNYSNLWESIFDLSVAIVVAVVTAYILLKKGYKFLPGKVNLVLSSSTNKQKGYSSGKDYTLFLGKTGTALTTLRPSGKADINGKNLDVVSNGPIISEGASVQVINVEGIKITVKEL